In Vigna unguiculata cultivar IT97K-499-35 chromosome 3, ASM411807v1, whole genome shotgun sequence, a single genomic region encodes these proteins:
- the LOC114177355 gene encoding protein UPSTREAM OF FLC: MDVNINVRSQRGGNRETSPDRAKICRLKHKVKPSRKVQVVYYLSRNGLLEHPHFMEVTLLPNQPLRLKDVFDRLMALRGSGMPLQYSWSSKRNYKSGYVWYDLALKDIIHPAEGGEYVLKGSELVEGCSERFNVSNKQGIHQQGEGNYSYSYDSRSKALGVCNKTQQKEREEYEDYEEGEKTSYTSSTTTPHSRCSRGVSTEELVYEEENNNGGNATKVVVGAKTRNDNDKNLGGGEGDARSEKVKRREDGDGSVSSRYSVLLQLIACGSAGTELKGKQGPRLSDVGTKEREREKKSLFWEEGDSEIVNCVSENPRMLGNLQAEEKEYFSGSLVESMKANRVAFQGEPVLKKSNSYNEERRSRLGMEEVKAKVVVEEEEKRVVKGGGVKEKCIPLMKSPKQNSGRK, encoded by the exons ATGgatgttaatattaatgttcGTTCACAAAGAGGTGGCAACAGAGAGACCAGCCCAGACCGTGCCAAAATATGCAGGTTGAAGCATAAAGTGAAACCCTCCAGAAAAGTTCAAGTCGTGTACTACCTCTCCCGAAACGGCCTTTTGGAGCACCCCCATTTCATGGAGGTCACCCTTTTGCCTAATCAACCTCTCCGTTTAAAAG ATGTCTTCGATCGGCTCATGGCTCTCCGTGGGAGTGGCATGCCTTTGCAATATTCATGGTCTAGTAAAAG AAACTACAAGAGCGGTTATGTGTGGTATGACTTGGCTCTGAAGGATATAATACATCCCGCAGAAGGAGGCGAATACGTGCTCAAAGGTTCTGAGCTCGTCGAAGGATGCTCTG AGAGGTTCAATGTGAGCAACAAACAGGGAATCCATCAGCAGGGAGAGGGAAATTACAGCTATAGTTACGATTCAAGGAGCAAGGCGTTGGGTGTGTGCAACAAGACGCAGCAGAAGGAGCGTGAGGAGTACGAGGATTACGAGGAGGGAGAGAAAACAAGCTACACGAGTTCCACCACCACCCCACACTCGCGTTGCTCGAGAGGCGTGTCGACGGAAGAACTGGTTTACGAAGAGGAGAACAACAACGGGGGAAACGCAACGAAGGTAGTTGTTGGTGCGAAAACAAGGAACGATAATGATAAGAATTTGGGAGGCGGTGAGGGTGACGCGCGGAGTGAGAAGGTGAAACGGAGGGAGGATGGGGATGGGTCTGTATCGAGCCGTTACTCCGTTCTGCTGCAACTGATAGCGTGTGGGAGCGCGGGGACGGAGTTGAAGGGGAAGCAGGGGCCGCGGCTGAGCGATGTGGGGACCAAAGAGAGGGAAAGGGAGAAGAAGAGTTTGTTTTGGGAAGAGGGTGATAGTGAGATAGTGAATTGCGTGTCGGAGAATCCGAGGATGTTGGGGAATTTGCAGGCAGAAGAGAAGGAGTACTTCAGTGGGAGCTTGGTAGAGTCAATGAAAGCGAACCGAGTGGCGTTCCAGGGGGAGCCTGTGCTGAAGAAGTCCAATTCCTACAACGAAGAAAG GAGAAGTAGGCTTGGGATGGAGGAGGTGAAGGCgaaggtggtggtggaggaggaggagaagaggGTGGTGAAAGGAGGAGGAGTGAAAGAGAAATGCATCCCTCTGATGAAATCTCCGAAACAGAATAGTGGTAGGAAATGA
- the LOC114176403 gene encoding probable glucan 1,3-beta-glucosidase A encodes MNNQLFYANLVLAFYLSSYHALAQTQNFNLPLKAVNLGNWLVIEGWMKPSLFDGIPNKDLLDGTQVQLMSTKLQKYLCAEKGGGSIVVANRTRAKGWETFRLWRVNETAFNFRVSSKQFVGLANQDEGNSLVADSDSPSDRETFEILRNDDEPNRVRIRASNGLFLQAISETAVVADYEGSSWDDNDPSVFKMNVLTGSIIRGEYQITNGYGPDKAPKIMQDHWNTYITEDDFKFMSENGLNGVRIPVGWWIAQDPTPPKPFVGGSLEMLDNAFTWAEKYGIKVIVDLHAAPGSQNGKPHSASRDGFLEWGDSYISDTVAAIDFLAQRYANRSGLVAIELMNEPQGVNLESLKSYYQAGYDAVRKHTSSAYVIMSNPLDRESKVLLSFAGAFNKVAIDVHYYNLFSDRFSNMNVQQNIDYIRKQRASDLSSLTTSDGPLIFVGEWSGDWKVEGASKESQQKFMQAQLQVYSGAKFGWAYWAYKCDSNSWSIKWMIENGYAKLS; translated from the exons ATGAACAACCAATTATTCTATGCGAACCTTGTGCTAGCTTTCTACCTCTCATCTTACCATGCTCTTGCTCAgactcaaaatttcaatttgccACTCAAAGCTGTGAATCTTGGAAATTGGCTCGTTATTGAGGGCTGGATGAAACCTTCTCTCTTTGATGGAATACCCAACAAAGATCTTTTG GATGGAACTCAAGTGCAGTTAATGTCAACCAAGTTACAGAAATATCTGTGTGCAGAAAAAGGGGGAGGAAGTATTGTTGTTGCCAACCGCACCAGAGCTAAGGGTTGGGAAACGTTCAGG TTGTGGAGAGTCAATGAAACGGCCTTCAATTTTAGAGTTTCTAGTAAGCAATTTGTGGGATTGGCAAATCAGGATGAAGGAAACAGTTTAGTGGCGGATTCTGATTCACCAAGCGACAGGGAAACATTTGAGATTCTGAGGAATGATGATGAACCAAACAGGGTTCGCATCAGAGCATCAAACGGTCTATTTTTACAG GCCATATCAGAGACTGCGGTGGTTGCAGATTATGAAGGATCGAGTTGGGATGATAATGACCCTTCGGTGTTCAAGATGAATGTTTTGACAGGAAGCATCATAAGAGGGGAATACCAAATTACAAATGGTTATGGCCCAGACAAAGCCCCAAAAATCATGCAGGATCACTGGAACACGTATATCACTGAAGATGATTTTAAGTTCATGTCAGAAAATGGGTTAAACGGTGTGAGAATTCCCGTGGGGTGGTGGATAGCTCAAGACCCAACACCACCAAAACCGTTTGTTGGGGGATCCTTGGAAATGCTGGACAATGCCTTCACATGGGCAGA AAAGTATGGAATTAAGGTAATTGTGGACCTGCACGCTGCTCCAGGCTCCCAGAACGGAAAACCTCACAGTGCCTCAAGAGATGGATTTCTAGAATGGGGTGATTCATACATATCTGACACTGTTGCAGCCATAGACTTCCTAGCTCAAAG ATATGCAAACAGATCGGGTCTGGTAGCAATTGAGCTAATGAATGAGCCTCAAGGTGTGAATTTGGAAAGTCTGAAAAGCTATTATCAAGCAGGTTATGATGCGGTTCGAAAACACACGTCGAGTGCCTACGTGATCATGTCTAACCCTTTGGATAGAGAATCAAAAGTGCTTTTGTCCTTCGCTGGGGCTTTCAATAAAGTGGCCATTGATGTGCACTACTACAATCTCTTTTCCGATAGGTTCTCCAATATGAATGTGCAGCAGAACATTGACTATATCAGAAAACAAAGAGCTTCAGATCTTAGTTCTCTCACCACATCTGATGGACCCCTCATTTTTGTAG GGGAGTGGAGTGGTGATTGGAAAGTTGAGGGAGCATCAAAGGAAAGTCAACAAAAATTTATGCAAGCCCAGTTGCAGGTGTACTCTGGTGCAAAATTTGGATGGGCTTATTGGGCATATAAATGTGACTCTAACTCCTGGAGCATCAAGTGGATGATTGAAAATGGTTATGCTAAGCTTAGTTAG
- the LOC114176050 gene encoding inositol-3-phosphate synthase: MFIQSFKVESPNVKYTESEIESVYNYETTELVHENKNGTYQWVVKPKTVKYEFKTNTCVPKLGVMLVGWGGNNGSTLTGGVIANREGISWATKDKIQQANYFGSLTQASAIRVGSFQGEEIYAPFKTLLPMVNPDDIVFGGWDISNLNLADAMARAKVFDIDLQKQLRPYMESMTPLPGIFDPDFIAANQGDRANNVIKGTKKEQVQQIIKDIKEFKEKSKVDKVVVLWTANTERYSNVVVGLNDTEENLLASLDRNEAEISPSTLYAIACVMENVPFINGSPQNTFVPGLIDLAIRRNSLIGGDDFKSGQTKMKSVLVDFLVGAGIKPTSIVSYNHLGNNDGMNLSAPQTFRSKEISKSNVVDDMVNSNAILYEPGEHPDHVVVIKYVPYVGDSKRAMDEYTSEIFMGGKNTIVLHNTCEDSLLAAPIILDLVLLAELSTRIQFKAENEGKFHSFHPVATILSYLTKAPLVPPGTPVVNALSKQRAMLENIMRACVGLAPENNMILEYK, encoded by the exons ATGTTCATCCAGAGTTTCAAGGTCGAGAGTCCCAACGTGAAGTACACAGAGAGTGAGATTGAGTCTGTGTACAACTATGAAACCACTGAACTTGTTCACGAGAACAAGAATGGCACTTATCAGTGGGTTGTGAAGCCCAAAACTgtgaaatatgaatttaaaactAACACTTGTGTTCCTAAACTAGG GGTAATGCTTGTGGGTTGGGGTGGGAACAATGGCTCAACCCTCACCGGTGGTGTTATTGCTAACAGAGA GGGTATTTCATGGGCAACAAAGGACAAGATTCAACAGGCCAATTACTTTGGGTCCCTGACCCAGGCATCAGCCATCCGAGTAGGGTCTTTCCAAGGAGAGGAAATATATGCTCCTTTCAAGACTCTGCTTCCAATG GTAAACCCTGATGATATTGTGTTCGGGGGATGGGATATCAGCAACTTGAACCTGGCTGATGCCATGGCCAGGGCCAAGGTGTTTGACATCGACCTGCAGAAACAGTTGAGGCCTTACATGGAATCCATGACTCCACTCCCTGGAATCTTTGACCCCGATTTCATTGCTGCCAACCAAGGAGACCGTGCCAACAACGTCATCAAGGGCACAAAGAAAGAACAAGTTCAACAAATCATCAAAGACATTAA GGAGTTTAAGGAAAAGAGCAAGGTTGACAAGGTGGTTGTCCTCTGGACAGCCAACACAGAGAGGTACAGCAACGTAGTTGTGGGTTTAAACGACACCGAGGAAAACCTCTTGGCTTCCTTGGACAGGAACGAGGCTGAAATTTCCCCTTCCACCTTGTATGCCATTGCTTGTGTCATGGAAAATGTTCCCTTCATCAATGGAAGCCCTCAGAACACCTTTGTCCCAG GGCTGATTGATCTGGCCATCAGAAGGAACAGTTTGATTGGAGGAGATGACTTTAAGAGTGGACAGACCAAAATGAAATCTGTGTTGGTGGATTTCCTTGTGGGGGCAGGCATCAAG CCAACATCAATAGTGAGTTACAACCATCTGGGAAACAATGATGGCATGAATCTTTCAGCCCCTCAAACCTTCCGCTCTAAAGAAATCTCCAAGAGCAATGTTGTTGACGACATGGTCAACAGCAATGCCATCCTCTATGAACCTGGCGAACATCCTGACCATGTTGTTGTTATTAAG TATGTGCCTTACGTTGGGGATAGTAAGAGGGCGATGGATGAGTACACTTCAGAGATATTCATGGGTGGAAAGAACACAATAGTGTTGCACAACACCTGTGAGGATTCACTGTTAGCTGCTCCTATTATCTTGGACCTGGTTCTTCTTGCTGAGCTTAGCACTCGAATCCAGTTTAAAGCTGAAAATGAG GGCAAGTTTCACTCATTCCACCCTGTTGCCACCATCCTCAGTTACCTGACCAAGGCCCCTCTT GTTCCACCTGGTACCCCAGTGGTGAATGCTTTATCAAAGCAGAGAGCTATGCTGGAAAATATCATGAGGGCTTGTGTTGGATTAGCTCCCGAGAACAACATGATACTGGAGTACAAGTGA